The Lycium ferocissimum isolate CSIRO_LF1 chromosome 10, AGI_CSIRO_Lferr_CH_V1, whole genome shotgun sequence genome window below encodes:
- the LOC132034945 gene encoding uncharacterized protein LOC132034945 produces the protein MSNMIRVNDMVNDAFGVHSGFEPKQNYEQPSNEEAMRFYQEFEEASRPLWVGCAHSKLSIAVRMIIIKANWSVVETAMDSMIKLVGEIVSPEYDIPKNYYQAKRLVSNLGLSYNNIHCCSNGCMLFYKEDADLNECKFCGHARFRQAPSGKMVPIKSVHYLPLIPRLKSLYALPSSAPHMRWHNENRRAPGVMCHPSDGEAWKHFDRTYPDFASEPRNIRLGLSADGFTPFSVSATPYSRWLVFLTLYNLPPEMCMTSPYIFRNTVIPGPRNPKVSIDVYLQQPLIDELKQLWCEGVVTYGVSTKSNFIWRASLMWTVNDFPAYGILPGWMTAGKLAYPHCMENSKAFTLKHDRKNTWFDCHHQFLPMDHEFRKMKQAFKKNSIEKDPPPRTLS, from the coding sequence ATGTCCAATATGATTAGAGTTAATGATATGGTCAATGATGCTTTTGGGGTACATTCTGGGTTTGAGCCTAAACAAAATTATGAGCAACCTTCTAATGAAGAAGCAATGCGCTTCTATCAAGAATTTGAAGAGGCTAGTCGTCCACTTTGGGTAGGGTGTGCGCATTCTAAGTTGTCCATTGCAGTTAGAATGATTATTATCAAAGCAAATTGGAGTGTTGTTGAAACTGCTATGGACTCTATGATTAAGCTTGTGGGGGAAATAGTTAGTCCAGAATACGACATACCTAAAAATTACTATCAGGCCAAGAGATTAGTTTCCAATTTAGGATTGTCGTATAACAACATTCATTGTTGTTcaaatggttgtatgttgttctaTAAGGAAGATGCTGATTTAAATGAATGTAAATTTTGTGGACATGCTCGGTTTAGGCAGGCTCCTAGTGGAAAGATGGTTCCAATTAAGTCGGTGCATTATTTACCTCTTATACCTAGGTTAAAGAGCTTGTACGCATTGCCGAGTTCCGCTCCTCACATGAGATGGCACAATGAAAACAGAAGGGCGCCTGGTGTTATGTGTCATCCATCGGATGGAGAAGCGTGGAAACATTTTGATAGAACTTATCCTGATTTTGCTAGTGAACCAAGGAACATCCGTTTGGGTTTGAGTGCGGATGGTTTCACACCTTTCTCTGTCTCTGCTACACCCTATTCTCGCTGGCTAGTGTTTCTTACTCTGTATAATCTTCCACCTGAGATGTGTATGACAAGTCCTTACATTTTCCGAAATACAGTTATCCCTGGTCCTCGTAATCCAAAAGTTTCGATTGATGTTTATCTACAACAACCTTTGATTGATGAGTTAAAACAGTTATGGTGTGAAGGTGTAGTGACATATGGTGTATCAACTAAGTCAAATTTTATCTGGCGTGCTTCTTTAATGTGGACTGTTAATGATTTTCCTGCGTATGGGATATTGCCTGGTTGGATGACTGCTGGAAAGCTAGCTTATCCTCATTGCATGGAAAATAGTAAAGCATTCACTTTAAAACATGACCGAAAAAATACATGGTTTGATTGTCATCATCAGTTTTTGCCTATGGATCATGAATTCAGGAAAATGAAACAGGCATTTAAAAAGAATAGCATTGAAAAGGATCCACCGCCTCGAACATTGTCGTAG